ACAGCAGCGAGATCTGCTTCGTCACGTCATACTGGATGCTGGCGTTGAACACCGAGAAGCTTGGCAGTTGCACGAGATTGGCATCGTCATTGTACTTCTTGCCCTCGTAGCGCCACTCGCCCAGCACGCGCACCTTGCCGCCGAGAAGCGTCAGGCCCGGCCGCACGCTGAACATCGTCTTGGGCATGCTGCTCGGCACGTTGCCGTCGAACGACGTCGACACGGTCGCGCCGGAGACGACCGTATTGTAGGTGTAATTCTCGAACTTCGGATCCTGGAACGTCGCCGTCGCCGAGATATCGAACCAGTTCACCGGCCGGACATTGGCTTCCAGCTCCACGCCGATCGTGCGGACGTCACCATAATTGGTCTCCTGCACGATCAGCAGGGTGCGCGGATCGATAAAGGTGTTGGTGAACTGCACGTCCTTGAAGCGATTGTAGAACACCGTCGCGAACGCACCCAGCCAGCCATTCTGGAACTTCACGCCGCCTTCGGCCTGCTCGATCGACTGGCTGCGCACGTCGGTGGGCAGCACATTGTCGCGATACTGGCCGATCTGCGGCAGGCGATAGGTGTTGGTGTAGCGCGCGAACACGCCGGCATTGGGCATGAACTGCCAGTTCACGCCGACCGTGAAGCTTTGATCGTGGAACGGCTCGTCGAAACGCTGGAGCACGCCCGAACCGTACAGCACGTTATTGTCCGCCAGCGTGTTCGGATCGCCGAGATTGTAGCTCTTCACGCCCTCGCTCAGGCCATGGATCCAGATCTTCTCCCAGCGGAAACCCGCATCGAGGCGCAGCTTCGAGGTGATCTGCCACTCGTCCGAGATATAGGCCGCAACATCCTCATAGCCGCCCGTGGCATGGGCGAAGCGGGATTCGTAGCGCTGGATCCCGTTGTCGGTGACGGACCCGACGATCTGGCCCGCCGCATTGACCGCAACCAGATCCAGCAGGCGGGCATTGTCCGCCACTTCGGTGATGCCGACGCCGTCATTCCGGTCATGCGCCCAGTCGGCGGTGGTGCCGTAAATGCCGACCTTCACGTCGTGCGAGCCGATGCCGGTCTCGAACTTGTGCCCGATCTCCAGCGTGCCGATCATTTCCTTGATCGGATTCTGGATCGACTGGAACGTATTAGTGCCGACGAAGCCGTTGCCGCTGGCGTTCGCCGGAAAGGCGCTCTTGTCGTCGGCATAGACGATCCGCAGATCCGTCGCCCCGCGCGCGGCGAATGCGTCGAGCGCGGTCGAGCGGTTGGACGAGATCAGGGCCGCCTGCGTCGTCAGACTGTTGAGGCCGCGCGCGTTGCGGTTCGTGTTGCTGTCGCGATAGCGCAGGCCGCCGTTGATTTTCGTGCCGTCGTCGAAGGTGATGTCGCCCTTCGCCGTGAACTGCAGATCGCGGCTCTGGTTGAAATCGTTGAAGGCCGCGTCGCGCAGCCCCACCGGGGTCTTGATGACGACGGTGCCATCCTGTGCGCTCGTCAGCGTATCGTAATTGCCGTCGATGCCGGGGAGCGCCCTCACCTTGCCGCCGGCGGTGCGGACGAGCGGAATGGCATCGAAGAAGAAGTTGTTGTCCCGCATATATTTCACGCCGAACGACAGATTGCCGCGACCGAAATTCTTCGAGATCAGGACGCGCCCTTGCCCGCCCTTGTTGGCGACGGGCCCCGGATCGCGCACGCCATTGTCGCGGTTGTAATATCCGCCGATCGAAAAGCGCCAGTCATCCGCGATCGGGCCGCCGATCCACACGTCGCCGCGTGCCTGTCCATAGTCGGAGGTGGTCAGCTTCACGAGGCCGCTCAGTTCGGGCGTGCCCTTGCGCGGGATGAAGTTGACGAGGCCGCCCGGCGCGTTCGACGCGAAGATCGAGGACGGGCCGCCGCGCACCGCCTCGAAGCCCGAATAGGTCTCGTCGATGCGGACGAACTGGTCGACGTTGATCCAGTTGATGCCCGGATCATGCTGCACGGGCATGCCGTCTTCATAGACGGCCAGCGCCTCATAGCCGCCGCGCGGAATGCCGCGCACGCGCGTATTGTTCGCGCCGATGCCGCCCGAACTGTCGGACCAGACGCCGGGGATCGTCGCCATCACGTCGGCAAGGTTGCCGATCGAGCGGGCGCGGATATCCGTGTCCTTCAGCGTCGTGATCGAATAGCTCGCCTCGACCTTCTTCTGTGCCGAGTTGCCGAGGCGGCCGGTCACGAGAATGTCGTTCATGTAGACGCTGTCACCGGCGGTGGGGCTCGCGGCGCCTACCTCGTCGCGCCCCTCCGCGCTTTGAAGCGAGCCTCCCGCGCGCTTGATCACGATCGTGCGCCCGTCGTCGCTCGCGATCGTCAGACCCGATCCCACCAGCGCCATGCGAAGCGCCTCGCGCGCATCCAGTTCCCCACGCACCGCGCGCACCTTCGCCCCGGCCAGATCCGCCGCCGAGCCGATGATCTGCAGGCCGCCCTGCTGGCCGATCTGCTGGATCCCTGTCGCAGCGGCCTGTTCTGGCACGTCGAAGCGATGCGCCTGGGCAAGAAGCGGAGACGCGCAGAGAAGAAGAGCGATCGGCGCAGCCGCCGTCGCCAGAAGACGCAATTTCATGACCCACCCTTTGGTTTCGGATACACAAGAGATGGATCAGCTTTTAAAAATACGCCGGTCCTGGAAAAATTATTTACATTTCTTTCAAATGACAAACTGGCGTCATCCGAATGACTATTTCCCGATGATTATTCGATCAGCATCATGCCTGACCGATGTATTGAGGCTGACGGACACGGCATGGCCCAATGCCTCCGGATCGCGCGCGCGGAACGTGCCGTAGATGCGCTGCCCGGCCAGTGCCGGATCGTCGATCACCAGCTTCACCGGATTGTAGCGATTGAAATCGTCGGCCGCCTCGCGCAGCGTCTGGCCGTCCAGCACGATCATGCCGGTGCGCCAGGCCAGTTGCCGATCGTCTTCGCCCACCGGGCGCGTCTCGTGTCGCAGCGCCCTGTCCGTCACGACGCCACGGCTTCCCGCCGCGATGCGGATCGCCTCTTGCTCATGGCCATCCAGCCAGGCCAGCACCACGCCCTCGGTGACGGTGACGACGCCACCATTGTCGAGCTGGCGGACCGCAAAGGCCGTGCCGACGGCGCGGACATGGAGCCGCCCGGCTCGCACGATGAAGGGCCTGGCCGTATCGTGCGCAACGTCGAACCACGCCTCGCCATGGACCAGGTCGATCCGACGGACCTCCTTCGAATAAGCGATGCGAACGGTGGAAGCGGTGTTGAGCAACGCGGTCGATCCGTCACGCAGCGGCAGGCTGCGTGTCTCACCCAGATCCGAACTGACGCTCTCCGGCCGCAGCGCGAGCGCGACCAGCCCCGCCGCGACCGCTGCGATCGTCCCACCGCCGGCCAGCAACTGGCGGCGTGTCGGTCGTGTAGCCACCAGCGCGGAGGCGACCTCGCCGGGGATCGCCTGCGAGGCGCTATCCAATTGCTGCGCCGCCAGAGCGAGCGCGCTCGCGCGCAGGAAGCTGCCGGCATGCCGTGCATCGGCCGCGCGCCATTGCTCGAACGCCTGCCGCTCGTCGGCGCTGATCTCGCCCGAGAGACGGACGACCCATTCGGCGGCGGCCGTGTCGACCGCGATCGCCGCGCTCGTATTGGTGGCGCCCGTCATTCCTCATCCTCGATCGGATCGAGGGCGATATCGCGGGCATAGGCGGTCGCAACGCGCGCCATTGCTCGGGTCAATTGCTTCTGCACGATATTCTCGCTGACGCGCAGTTCGCGTGCCGCTTCCTTCTGGGTCATGCCCTTGACATAGCATAAGCGGAAAACCGACTGACAGCGCGCCGGGAGGCCATCGATCAGGCGGCTCAATTCCAGCCGGCTCCAGACGATCGCCTCGCTCGTCGGCCGGTCATCCACCTCGACGGCCGGCGTCAGATCGGTCAGCGCGTCCATCGGCACGATCTTGGAGCGACGCAGATGCTCCAGCGCGATGTTGCGGGCGGTCGTGAACAGATAGGCGCGACCGGAACGGATGTGCGCGGTGCTACCGAGCCCCGCGATCGCGCAATAGGCCTCCTGGATCACGTCATCGATATCGAGCGCGAAGCTGGACCGGGCCAGCCAGCGGCGGACGTCGCTCTCATGCGGGAGGATCTCGGCCGCGACCCATTGCGCCGTCGGCGATGCCGTCGCGCTGTTCGTGTGGCGAAACATCCGCGACCCGCTAGCGACGTATCATGACGGACCTGTTGCATTCGGCGGATGGCAGCTTCGATATCGCCGTCGCCTTCCAGTTCCGAGCGCGTTTTCGGTCTCAAGGCCCTCCCATTAGCCCGGGCGGACGCCACCCCCGAAGTCATACACGGCCTGCCGCCCGCAATTCCCATCCGGTAGCGGTGTAGATCATGAACCTCTGGGACGAGGGCTGGCCGGCCTTCTCGCCCGGACACACATGGCCGCAGCGGCTATGCTCACGCAGATTCTTCAGTCGCGCGGCCGCCTGACGGGAATGGTCGCGGCGTTGGTGCTGATCCACCGCCTTGGGGTGGTTGATTCAGGGGTGTGCCGGGTTTGGAGGTTCGGCCCCGAGCCGCCCGGCTCTGTGGGGGCCTGTCGCGCGGTGAAGGAACGGCCCTCAAACGAAAAGCCCCCCGGCGCTGTTTGCGCTGGGGGGCTTTTGGTATGTGTTGGTTGCGGGGACAGGATTTGAACCTGTGACCTTCAGGTTATGAGCCTGACGAGCTACCGGGCTGCTCCACCCCGCGCCACCTGTTGGTCCTGGGTGTGAGCCCTGGACCATTTGTCCGTCAAACACGAACGCCCCCGATATGGATCGAGGGCGTTCGGGCCCTGACGGGCGAAAGACATTGTGTATGGGTTCGTGAACCGCGCGCATGACGCAGGCTTCAATGCCTGGCGACGACCTACTCTTCCAGTGCTTAAGCAATAGTACCATCGGCGCTGTCTGGTTTCACGGCCGAGTTCGGGATGGGATCGGGTGGGTCACAGACGCTATGGTC
This DNA window, taken from Sphingomonas sp. AP4-R1, encodes the following:
- a CDS encoding RNA polymerase sigma factor, with the translated sequence MFRHTNSATASPTAQWVAAEILPHESDVRRWLARSSFALDIDDVIQEAYCAIAGLGSTAHIRSGRAYLFTTARNIALEHLRRSKIVPMDALTDLTPAVEVDDRPTSEAIVWSRLELSRLIDGLPARCQSVFRLCYVKGMTQKEAARELRVSENIVQKQLTRAMARVATAYARDIALDPIEDEE
- a CDS encoding FecR domain-containing protein produces the protein MTGATNTSAAIAVDTAAAEWVVRLSGEISADERQAFEQWRAADARHAGSFLRASALALAAQQLDSASQAIPGEVASALVATRPTRRQLLAGGGTIAAVAAGLVALALRPESVSSDLGETRSLPLRDGSTALLNTASTVRIAYSKEVRRIDLVHGEAWFDVAHDTARPFIVRAGRLHVRAVGTAFAVRQLDNGGVVTVTEGVVLAWLDGHEQEAIRIAAGSRGVVTDRALRHETRPVGEDDRQLAWRTGMIVLDGQTLREAADDFNRYNPVKLVIDDPALAGQRIYGTFRARDPEALGHAVSVSLNTSVRHDADRIIIGK
- a CDS encoding TonB-dependent receptor; this encodes MKLRLLATAAAPIALLLCASPLLAQAHRFDVPEQAAATGIQQIGQQGGLQIIGSAADLAGAKVRAVRGELDAREALRMALVGSGLTIASDDGRTIVIKRAGGSLQSAEGRDEVGAASPTAGDSVYMNDILVTGRLGNSAQKKVEASYSITTLKDTDIRARSIGNLADVMATIPGVWSDSSGGIGANNTRVRGIPRGGYEALAVYEDGMPVQHDPGINWINVDQFVRIDETYSGFEAVRGGPSSIFASNAPGGLVNFIPRKGTPELSGLVKLTTSDYGQARGDVWIGGPIADDWRFSIGGYYNRDNGVRDPGPVANKGGQGRVLISKNFGRGNLSFGVKYMRDNNFFFDAIPLVRTAGGKVRALPGIDGNYDTLTSAQDGTVVIKTPVGLRDAAFNDFNQSRDLQFTAKGDITFDDGTKINGGLRYRDSNTNRNARGLNSLTTQAALISSNRSTALDAFAARGATDLRIVYADDKSAFPANASGNGFVGTNTFQSIQNPIKEMIGTLEIGHKFETGIGSHDVKVGIYGTTADWAHDRNDGVGITEVADNARLLDLVAVNAAGQIVGSVTDNGIQRYESRFAHATGGYEDVAAYISDEWQITSKLRLDAGFRWEKIWIHGLSEGVKSYNLGDPNTLADNNVLYGSGVLQRFDEPFHDQSFTVGVNWQFMPNAGVFARYTNTYRLPQIGQYRDNVLPTDVRSQSIEQAEGGVKFQNGWLGAFATVFYNRFKDVQFTNTFIDPRTLLIVQETNYGDVRTIGVELEANVRPVNWFDISATATFQDPKFENYTYNTVVSGATVSTSFDGNVPSSMPKTMFSVRPGLTLLGGKVRVLGEWRYEGKKYNDDANLVQLPSFSVFNASIQYDVTKQISLLFKGTNLSNSLGLGQGGGQQLLPGATTNNIILARPIFGRAFQGSVMFRF